The nucleotide window TGTCCGGATGGGGAGCGCTGAAGCGCAACTACGAACCTAATCCCGCTCGAACAGCATGCCCTGACTGTGTTCGTGCTCCTCAGGCGGTTTTTCCACACTCTCAGAGCCACCATAGCGAGCGAACCGAGTCGACAGGCTGCGTTCGTTGGAACCGAGAGTGGCCTGACAGATGGTACCCCAGGTTGCCACGAGATGTTCACAGGTTAGCAACCGAAAGCCAACTGCGTGTCAGGCAGCTTGTCGGTGTGTGGCCAGATACGCGCCCGGCGACGCGCCCACGCCGACACGACGGGCTCCTGGAGCCCGCCATCTGGCCTCGCGGGAGGAAGGCGATGAAGCGACCACCGCTCGTGGTGATTGTCGTCCTCTTGCCACTGAGCTTGACAGAGGCAGCCCTGGCCAGAGGCTTCAAGAAGCCGGCGGGCGCCGGAGCACGCAAGGTTCCGCTCCATAACACTGAAGCATTCACCTGCTCGGAAGGAGCCCCGGACTTGACCGGCGACGAGTTTGAGTTTGTCAACCCCAACACCAATTGGTCAGGCGATGTGAGCGTGGCCGTGTCGCTCAAAGCTGCGACGCCTGATTCAGGCTATGACATCTGGGTCAATCAGGCTCCAGGTGGCTGTCCACTTGAAGAGGCCACTCAAGTCGCGGCTCTGCACACCGACGAAAACGGGTATGGCAACGTCAACGTCAAGGTGGAGAAGGTTGCCGGAGCCGCTCGTTTTTGGGTGTCGGCTGTGGGAGGCAACCTGGTGCTGCTCAGCCGGGCGATACAGCTCGACTGATCGCGGCTCGAGCAAGGCAGCAGACTAAAGCGAGGGAGGGGGAACTCCCCGCCTTCGTGTTTGCATTTCCGGCAATTGATGGTATACTGGTCAAGTAGTACAGCGGCATCCTCGCACCACCATCGGCCCCACGAGTCGCTGCGGCGTCATCGGCCTCGCTCTCTCTCATTGAGAAGGAGGATGATCATGTCCAGCAGGCGTCGTTTCTGTGCGGCTCTGGTCGCGGGTCTTGTGCTGTCGAGCATTTCGTTCGTGGTAGCCCAGTCCCCCGTTTCAATCAAGCTCGAACGTGCGCGCCTCGGGCAGGTCATGCTTAACGCTGCCGCAGACGCTACCGTCGACAGCTCCTTTCCAGACACGCCATTGGGAGCCTCGCGCTACTTGGTAGCAGGGTACTTGTCTCGGCCGCTGGCCATCCAGCGAGCCTTTGTGCGCTTCGACTTGACGCCCCTTGCCGGAGCCTCCATCGATCAGGCCCGGCTCGAGCTGTACCTGGACAGTTGGACGGGCGCCGCCTCCACGCTGATCAGCTACTGCCAGGTACTTGGCACGTGGACCGAAGGCACCATCACCTGGAACTACAAACCTTCATCAGGCGGTATCTGCGGGCAGAGGGAGGTGGGTACCAGCAGGGGGTGGGTCGCCTGGGATGTGACAGCTCTGGCGCGAGCGTGGTTACAGGGGCCGAATTATGGACTGGTGCTCAGCGCGGCCGAGGGTTCAATCAACGCGACTCGCACCTTCTTCAGCTTGAACAATGGCGAGGGCGCGCCACGCCTGATCGTCACCTACTCCAGTCTCACTCCCACTGCCACTGCGTCGGCCGCGGCGACTCTTACACCAGCCATCACTCCCACGCGCACCTCCACCGTAACGCCAACCCCCGGCGGGTGGGCTGCCCTGTATGCCCCATCCACCGCCTACGCCGGCGGACAGGTGACGGTCGCTGGCGTAGGCTGGCCAGCGGGCGGCGCCGTGGTTTTGGAGCTCGTGCGCGGGCCAGACCGCCGTTCGTGCGGCTCGGGCGTCGCCGCATCCAATGGCACACTCAAGGCCACTTGCGGCATTCCGTCAGACTACCCGGTGGGCAACGTTACGCTGAGTGGCACGTCCGGGGCAAAGAACGGAAGCGCCTCCATGACTATTCTGGCCGGCCCACTGTTGACGCTCTACCCGACGTCCGGTCGCCCCGGCACCGCGGTCTCTTACTCTCTCAGCAACTGGCTGCCCGGCGCCTCTTGGCGTCTTGACTATGCCGGAGCGCCAGTGTTCGGTCCAGAGCCTCTGAGCGCAAGTGCCTTTCAGAGCAGTTTCCTGGTTCCGTCCGACCGACCGTCGCCTCTGGGCAGCGTCTGCGAGGTGCGTGCGTCCATGATCGTGCTGGGGCAGACTGTGGCCACCGCTGCGGTCACCTTCCAGTCGCTTTCTCCTCAGATTGTGCTGCCCTACTCGCTGAGCGCACTCACGCTGCCCGCAGGGCGCATTGCTCCCGGCCAGCAGTTCACTGTCACGGGGAAGATCAGCCCGGCTCCAAGGGGCCCGCTCAGTCACTTCCGCCTCAGCGCGATGTGGGAGGATGGGGAGGGTCACCACTGGCCCGTCGGCATCGATCCGGCGATCGGGCCAGGGGGGTACTACACGATCTCCATTCGCGCCCCGACGGTTCTTGGTGGAGATGCCTGGCCTCTGGCCAACGCGGGAGACACCCTTCGGGTCAACCTTCTGGAGCAAGGGCGAAGCGGCTGTGTCTCGGCCTGGGCAGCCTGGCCACAGCACGATCCGCTCGAGTTGGTGATCCGGCCTTACGATGTGGAGACCGGTGGTCCCATCGCAGCGCTGGTGTCGCACTACCCGGCACCAGAAACAGAAACCGAAGGCCCGCTGATGATAGAGTACTACCACGGATCCAGCCAGATCACGGATTTTTCTTCGCACGAGGACTCTGGCGCGGGTCAGGACGCGTTGGCCGACGCCATGAAGTGGCGGATCATGTGCGGCGAGCTCGACCACCTGACTCAGGTAGCCACCGTGATCGGGGCCAGCTTTGCTCCCCTGCACCCGGAAGAGCCCTATCTGCAGCCGCAGGATTTCTCGCTACTGCAATTGGCCGGCTCCCAGTGGACGCTTGTCCAGGCAGGACCCGGCGCAGCAGCTTCTTCGGCTGCCTCTGCGGCAATCCAGCCCTATGTTGAACCCTCAGCAGCCAAGGGGACCAGCGACCCCACCCCGGGCCGGGAGCGCTTTGTGGTGCTGGTCGACGGGCTGAAGTTGGGCTACGGCTACCAGGGCAAAGGCGAGGTGTACCAGTTCTATCTGTGGTACCACCCCCTGGTCGGCTACGAGGATATTCACGGCAACCCGATCCAAATGCCGATTCAAGTGCCGATGGTCAAATTCAGTTCGGGAGTCATCCAGGCATATCTCACACTCCAGGGGGCGAGCTTCTCGGGCGGCGAGTGGTATCTCATCGACTTGCGCCCCATCGGAGGGTGGTGCAACCTCGGCATGCTGCGATTGTTCGAAGACCCGGAGAATCCCTGGAAGCTGCAAGACGTGCAGCTCATGTACAACGGCCACGAACTGGGCTCGTTCCAGAAAGCGGGCGAAGGTGGCTACGGCACCGATTGCGAGGGGAATCCCGGCAAGTTCGCCACCGTGTGGGAGAAGGGCCTGCCCTACCCCGACGACAATCTCGTCGAACCCGGGGTGACTCACTATGCCTTCGGCATCCGTCTGGTCACCGTGCAGGGAGCCAGGTATGAGCACTACTGGAACATCAACCTGAGCCCCATTCCAGCCTGGTACAAGAGCAGCCTGTACAAGAACCGCTACTTCCAGACCGCCACCCAGACTGCTCTCTGCTCCTCGGCTCTGTTCCATGGGGAGATGTACCCGCCAGGTGAGACCAAAACCGAGCTAAACTTTACGTTGCCCAACATGGGTCAGCAGAACAACTCTGCCGGGGTAGATAGCGTCCTCGAAACCAAGATGGTAGCCGGGCTGACCGACTGGTACGAGACCACGCAAACGGGAGGTCTGCGCAGTGAGGCCCTCAACCACCCCGGCGCGCCAGTTGGCACCAAGGCGACGGCGCCCGGTGACACGCCGCTGTCCTGGTCCTCGGCGGGGGACACCGAGATAGTCAGACTAGACGATGTGCGCGTGTACGAGAACGGATGGGGCGTACCGGAGGTCGTCTATCTCTCAGTGACTCTGGACCTGTTCTTCAATGCCCACCTGCAACATGAAGGCAAGATCCAGGTCAGTCCTTCGGGCGACACACTGACTTCGCTCTACGTACACCCCTACGCGATGATCACCACCGAGTGCACGGGCAAATTGAAGATCCTGTTCGGCTTCGGCAGCGCTTCCTGGTCGATTGCTCCAAGTTTCGGCCTAGGTCTGCCCATCTACTATGTGAATGGGCAGGTGGACGATTCGGCGATGTGCTTCTACTACGGTCTCCAGTCTGCCATGAGGTGGAAGATCGGGGTCGGTAGGTTGCGCATAGGAGGTTGCCGCCAGACAATCCTGATGGGTCCGGGCCACTTCCCTGACAGTGCCCTCTGCAAGGATCCGCCCCTCCCTGGCCTGTGCTCAGGAGCGCCGGCGGTTAGCCTGGCGACAGAGGAGGCCAACGACGCCCCCCAACCTTCCATCGCTACCGACGGCTTCGGTCATACGCAAGCACTGTGGCTGGATGATGACGGGCAGGTAGTGGCTGCGCGGCTGGAGGGACTGACCTGGTCATCGCCGGCGGTTCTGTCCACTGCCGCTGGAGCCGACGGTCCGCGCCTGGCGTACTACGGTCCCGACCGAGCCCTTGCCACCTGGTCTGAGACCAGCCTCACCGGCCAGATCCTGGCTACAGCCACGCTGACCGAGGTGCTGCGTTCTTTGCACGTGGTCTATGCCCTGTGGGATGGAAGCCACTGGTCTGCTCCGGCAAGCCTCACCTCGCCGACGACAGGCGACAGCGACTTGCACCTGGCTGCTTGTCCCGCGACCGAATCCGGTTGTCCCACCGGTGGGGAAGTGACCGCGGTCTGGACGCATGATGCGGCAGGAGTTCTCATTCAGCGCCAGTTCCGCACCTTCACGAGTAGGTTTTCAGGCAAGGACGGAACGTGGAGTCCAGTGCAGCCAGTAGACCCGTCCTCGACCGCATCGGACACGAGCCCGCGTGTGGCCTATCGCCTGGGCAAGGCCCTGGTGACCTGGGTGCGCGACCCCGACCGCAGCCTGTTGACCGTCCAGGACCGCCGCGTGGCGATCCGCACTCTGGACGACATCAGTCCGGTGACCATCCCGACCGAGTTTCCGGGCGGCGTTATTGACCTCGATCTGGCGGCCTCTGGCGGAAAAACCGTGCTCGCTCTGACGCGCACAGACTCGTCAACGGACATTCTGGGCAACCGCGATTACCTCTACGCGGCGGAGCAGGCCTGCCCATCCTGCCCATGGACCTGTCAGCTCGTGGTGGACAGCACGGGTCGCGCCATACGCGCCGAGGCGCCTGTGGTCACTCTGGACGCAGGCGCAGCTGGCTCGATCACCTTCCGGCACCTGGGTATCGGGCCCACCACGGACGAGCTATCGGGAGCCAAGGCACTGGCTTTGGGCAGTTCTGTCTACGTAGCGTCACGAGCGCCTTCTCCCTCTGATCTGCCAGTGGGCGTGCAAACAGGCACGGGCGAGCTGGCGCAGGTGGAATTCGGTTGGGCGAGGCAGGAACCGCGCTTCTTGAGCGGTGACGGAGCGGTATACTGGGACAATCCGGCGGTGTATGATCCCTTGTCGGATAGCACTCTGGTCCTCACCACTCGGCTCGAGTCACGTGCGCCGGGTACTGCCGACGCCACAGCTGCCGCCGCAGAAGCCCGCCTACTCAGTGTTGAGACCGACTCTCCGGTTTCCTTCTCCGGGGTACCTAGGCTTCCGGACCTGGCCGTGGTCGCCATGGACGTCAGTCCCAGGTACCCATTGCCCGGTCAGACAGCGGTAGCCACAGCAGTGATTCGAAACCAGGGCGTCGCCTGGAATGAGGTGCGCGGCGTGGGTCTGGACATCACGGCAACGTGGGATGAGGGGCCAGGACTTGGACAGCTCGCTGGCAAGGCGATGCTGCACTCGCTGAAAGCTGGCGAAACCATCACTGTCACCATGGCACTCACGCAACCAGTCGGCGGATATGACTGGCCGCGGACGCTGATTGTGACCGCCAACCCACGGCAGGCAATCCCCGAAGACAGTAGTGGCAACAATGTATTCACCACTACCGTCGGCGGGATCACTCCGCCGACCGACCTGGGCGCTTCTGCACGCCCGGGGCAACCAGTAGCCTTGCTGCATTGGACACCTTCGGCCGATGAGAGGGTCGCGGGCTACCGTGTCTACCGCTCTGTTGACGGCGGGGCCAGCAAGCCGGCAGGCAGCAGTTTTGTGGCCGGGTGGCTTGACCTCGACGCAAGAGGCGGGCACCGCTACCGTTACACAGTGGCCAGTTTCACCCAGGACGGGCTGGAATCAGAGCCCGGCGCCCCGGTAGAGCTCAGGGTGAGCCAGGCAGTTGGAACCCTGTGTATCCCACTGGTCGTGCGCGCCAGGTAACGCGCACGCGCCTCTCAGTGTCTGGCGACGACGCCGGCAGGCAGCCTGGCGCCAAGGGCGCAATGGCACAGCCGCAGAGACTCCGCATCTCCGGGCGGCGTTTTTCGTCATCGGTAGCAGAGACAAGAGCAAACGAGGAAGGCGCGGCGGTCGCCCACCGCGTTCGACTGCACTTGCTGCTGAGCAGAGGAGAGACAAGATGACGACGTCCCGACTCGGACTACCCGGCCGCGTACTACTCGCCCTGGTCTGCGTGCTCTCGCTGCTTTCGATTGCCGCAGCTCCGAGCACCATCATCTGGCCCAAACAACTCGCCGGCAGCCACGGCGGAGCGTTCCACTTCTATCCTTACCACCATAGCGGCGGCGGCCGCGTTGTGACGATCCAGTTGTACTTTACGCCCGCCGACCCAGTGGCCGTGACTGGCCTGGGCTTTAACCTCTATGGGCCCAATGGCTACCACATCGGCGCGTCCAAGCTCATCAGCACCAAAGGCGGCCTCGGGGTCGCCCAGCTTGCGTACGCGGAATCCAAACCAACTGAGTGGCAGATTCAGGTCTACAACTATCTGCCGGGCACCGAAATGTCCTACACCATCGTGGTCAATGGCGAGCAGCTTGGCACCCGCGTCGTAGAGGTAGAAAAGGAAAAACCAGCCCCACCCGTAGCTTCGCCCAAGCCTGCCACACCGTCGTCTCCCGTCCTGGCGTCAGGACTGCTCACCGGCAAGAGCGGCGGCGCGTTTGTCAAGCGCGAGGTGTGGGTCGCCGAAGGATCAGGCAGCCTGCTCGTAACGCTCAACTGGTCGCCCGATGATGCCTCGATCTCGCGCGGAGTCGGGCTGGTTGCCTACGGGCCTGCTGGCGAGACCATCGAGGGAGTCCACGCCGACTGGACGGGAGAATCGAGCGTTTCCTTGCCAAGAGCCAAGCCCGGACGCTATCTGGTGCAAGTCTACAACTATATGGACAGACTCGTGGTCGGCTGGGTGCTCAAGACCACCGTGGTCAAGTAGGCGCTGCCCGGCGCTCGTCGCAATCCAGCGCGCGGGCACCGCGCCTGTCTGGTCTCACCCCGTGCGCGCCCCGGATCTGCCGTCTGGACCAGTCATCCCCTACGTGCTGCCTGGCGGGCAGCTACCAGGCTACGCCGTGCTGCCGGATGCCACGTAAGAGCCGATACCTCGGATTGAGCACGTACTGCGGATACCCCGGCAGTTCCTTCTTCCGCAGCCATTCTTTATGCCCGGACCGTCGCGAACCCACGGGTCGACTCCTCGCTCGACGCATCTGTCCGCGTGCCCTCCACCAGCTCAGACCCCCCAATCCTCCCTCTAGTAACGCTCCATTGTGAACTGGGCCTGGCAGCGCCGGGGAGGCCCGGCAATGGTTGCGTCTTCTAGCCCCTGGCATCGTCTGGCGGCAGAATCGCCCGCCAGCTCCAGAAGGAACCTACTATGATCAGCCCGCAGCCGATCCACACCGACGGGGTCAGCGTCACGCGCAAGAACAGGCTGCTGACCAGTGTCGAGAAAAAGGGCGTCAGATACGAGGCCGCCACAACCAGGTTCAGGTTGCCGTTGCGCATAGACACGTCCCACAGCGAGTACGCAGCAGCGGTGGAAGCACCCATGAGCATGACGTTCAACGTGGGCAGCCGCCAAGCGACCGCGCCGCCCGAGCGCAGGCCGAACAGCAGAACAAAGACCGCTGCCGTTGCCAGGTTAAAAACCAAGGTCGCCCTGGCGGAATCGCCCGAGCCCCAGGCTCGTGACAGGTTGGAGTAGAAACCCCACGATACTGCGGCCGCAAGTCCCAGGAGGTAGACGGACGGGTTGTCGGCCAGATTGGCCCGCAGGGAGGCCCACGACAGGCCCTTGCCGCCGGTCAGCACCAGAGTGACCCCGAACACGGCCAGTGCCGTGCCAGGCACGATGGCCCAGGTGCTGCGGTTGCCCAGCAGCCACAGCGAGAGCAGCACGGTGCACGCTGGCCACAGATAGTTGACCAGTCCCACCTCTACCGTCTGCGAGCGGTCGCGCGCCCCCCCGAGAGCCAGAAAGACCGTCACGAGGTTGATGACGAACAGGCTCCCACATCCGACAACGTAGCGCCAGGAAAGGCCTTTGGAGCGTGCGGCTCGACGCGAGTTCAGCAGCACGACCGGAACAAGCAGCGCACTGGCCACGATATGCACCATGGCCCCGGCCAGTTCCGGACCCAGTTGCTCCGTGACGCTTCTTCCCAGAGTCACGGTAGTACTCCACAGCAGGATGGCCGCCAGGCCAGCCAACGTGGCCAGCAAAGAGTGTTGTCGTGGCGCCTGAACAGCAGCCGCTTCTTTCGGCATCGGCTACTGCCCGGCGGCCGAGGCGATGCGGGCGAACTCTTCCCTGAGTTGGGAGTAGGCAGCATCGACCTCGTCGCCCTTTCGCGCCAGGTTCTTCAGATGCGTGGCGTAAAAGACCAACCACTCCTCATCGAGAGCCCGAAAAGCGTGGCCCAGCCGCAGCAGCTCGTTGCGCACCTGCCCCGCCTCTTCCGACAGTTTGCGCGCATGGACTCCCGCCTTGATCAGCTCGACCTTGTGCGCCAGGGTCAGCGGCGACACGACCTGCACACCCTGCTTGACCCACTGCCGGAGCAGGCTGTAGCCCTCGGTAACCACGAACCAGTACACCGCCTCGGAAGGCACGTAGAGAAAGGCAAAATCGGCCGAGCCACGTTCGGGCCGCACATAGTCCTCGGCTACCTTGCGCAGGTGCCCCTCTACGTCGCGCAGGAACTGGCGCGTCACCCGCTGACGCTCGGCAGGCAAGGAGCAGTCCAGCAGCCGCCGGTAGTTCTCCAACGGGAACTTGCTGTCGATGCAGATCATGCCCGCCGTAGAACGGATGTTGGCATCCGGCACCAGACCCTCCAGCACGCGCTCGCGGATGCCGAACATGTCGGGCGGCAGTGCATCGGCCAGCACTGCCTCCAGGCCGATCTCACCCAGGAAGCCGCGCTCCGTGGGTGCACGGATCAACTGCTCCAGTGACCGATAGTCGCGCTGGATCTGCTCGGCCGAGCCGGCAATGCGACCTACCTGCTCACCCAGGCCAAGCTTGAGCCAGGCGCCGGAGACAGCGGACTCAACCTCCCCCTGGGGCAGGCGGCGGGTTCGCAGCAGAATCAGCAGCAATGCCAGCGCCACAACCAGCAAGGCGACGATAGCAATCAGCAAGAGCTCGGTGAGCGGCATCTCATCCTCCCCGGTCCATCGCAAGGCGGAGCGTCATCGCTGATGATAACGCAGGGAGACCCACTCGGCAAGCGCACCATTGACGAGTCGCAGGCGGACAAGTAGACTACAATCATGGTCAGTCGACTTGAACGACTCTGGCGCATACCAGACCGGCCGCCGTCAGAACCGGACTGCTTTGTGATTCCCTCCTACGCTCTTGTCTCTCGCACCCAGCCAACAGCGCCGACCAGAGCGCAGATCGACCTGGCCATTGCCTGGTGGAGGCGGTTCCCATCTTCGGTCATCATTATGTCCACCGGAGACAACCAGCACCTGGGTCTACCGAACTCTCGAGTAATGGTCGAGTACGCACGCGCGAACGGCGTTCCAGACGAGAACCTGATCGAGGAGGATCGCTCACTCACGACCTACCAGAATCTGCTCTATTCGCGCCGGATCGTCGATCAGCGTCGCCTGCAGCAGCCGACGCTGGTCACGCTCGACCTGTACACTCGCCGGGCTGTGGCCACAGCGCATCGGATGGGCTGGAACGACGTCTGCTGGCTCTCGGTCTATTCACCGGGCCAGCCTGCTTGCGGCTACAAGTGGCTGCAGACTCATTCACGAGGCACGATTCTGTGCTACGAGGTCTTGGCCATGGCACTTGGCAAAGTACTGGCGTGGAACTGATTGCATCCAAGATGCAGCGGCCTGCCGCCTGACCTTCCACAATGAGGTAGCCATCCTGCAGTCAGAGCGGCGACTTAAGCGAATCGACCAACCGACACTTCTTGGCAGCGGCAGGGACCTGCTGTGGACCACCTCACTGGGCCGCACGTTTCCCGGTTCTTGCTTCAGGCTGCCGCCGGCTTCTGCTATTGCGGAGCCCTGTCATCAGGAAGCAGGTCAAGAGTAAGGGCACGCTTGTCCGTGATTGCCGTGGTAAGGGATGGCCGGCCCTGTCGGGCTCACGCCGCGGTAACGAGATTCAGAGGTGTGGTGTTGGCAGACAGAGCGACAAACCCCGGGGCTCACAAGCTCGGAATGGCGTCCTGCTCGCGAGTCTCAATGTCGTGATAGGCTAGGGTTACATCCTGTACCGCAGATGCGGGTCCTCGAGTGCCGAGGCAGGATGTACGAGTGCGGGCCTCCTTGCCTGCTCTGTCGAAAGGCCACCGCCCCTAGTCGCGCACGCCTTCCATCACATAGCGAGTGAGTTCGTCGACGCTGAGGCCCTGGATGCCCAGCTTGTCGACGGTCCTGCCCTTGCGCCAGTAGTCCGTGTTGTGCACGATGCAGGCCAGGCGCATAATGGCGTCCATTCCCCTCACCGACACGCCGTACTGCTGGCCCAGTGAGGCCATCGGTACCAGACTCATCGGCACGTCCTCAAAGATGTAGCGATGGTTCAGCGTCTTGGGGGCCTTGATGCCATAGTAGCCCTCCTGATTGTGGATGGCTTCGTTGAGGTCCGCCCCAGTGGCATCGTAGGCCCGCTTGAGCCACTCCAGGCCAGTCTGCGCTCGTATACCCAGCGAGGCTGCCACCGTCACCCTCTCCCGATCCAGCACCTCCAGCACTCGAGCTACGGAGGTCGTTACTCCGTCGATATAGAACTCGAACTCGCCACCGGTGGACTCGATGCGCCCCATATTGAGCAGGATCAGCGCCGGATGGAAGATCGCCCCCATATTGTTCAGCCCGGTGTGCAGCACACTGATTCCATCAATGAACTGCGGGTAGGCCGGAGCCAGTGCCGCCAGCACGCGAGAGGTTTGTGGGGCAGGCAGGGCGGCGACCGGTACCGTGTCTTTGATGCGAAAGATGCGCGCTTGCGCCGGGCCGTCCGAGCGGCTGGCATAGATGAACGTTTCCGCCTCGGCGACCACAACATCCGCCTTGCAGCCATTGTCGCTCAGCACCTTGCGGAACTCGATGGCTCCACAAGTTCGGCCGGGATGCAGCACCACGATCTGCCCGTCCCGGAGCACCGGTGCGCATAGCCGGGCTATGTCGGCATGGCCCGAGGAAGGCAGCACCACCATGATGACTGGCGCCCCATCCACTGCCTCACCCATGTCCGACGTCACGTGGTGGATGCGCCCAAACCCGCTCGGGCCGCCTTCATAGCTTTCGAGCTCTATGCCTCCCCGTTGCTTGATGACTCTGACGTTGTCTAGGGTACGGTTAAAGAGCGTCACCTGAAAGCCCATCAGCGCCAGGTGCGCCGCCATAGCCTTGCCGCCGTGCCCCGCGCCAATCACTGCATAGGAGGTCTTTTTCCGTCTCATCTCTTCCCTTCTTTCTCTGTAGGCTTGCCTCTTGGAGCACTGGTTACCCTCACATGGGCCAGCACGCTGGCGATCCGCTGCTCTTCTGCGAGCACCTTGCCGGTGGTGGGCTCGACAGCAACACACGCTCCGCGCTTGTCTGTCCGCACCCTGATCTCCCCCCGGCCGTAACGATTGTTCTGCAGGTGAGGGGCATCCAGCAAACCGCTGGTCACCGCTCGGGCCAGGGTGGGCGCGTCAAGCCAGGGCTCGCTGACACCAGGCTTGCTGAGCCGACGGATGGCCTCCAGCGTCAGGCCGGCCTCGCTCACCAATTCCTCTTTTCGTTCCTGAATCTGAGGATCGGCGTTCATGTCCGGCTGCCCACGCAAGGCGTTGTCCACCGCACGGCGTGCCAGCCGGCAAGCCTCGATCACGTCATCGGCCATGGCCGCGTGCTCCGCCTCGGTATGGCTGACCACATGCAGGATGTGAGGCCTGAGGGCCATCTGCAGGTAGACGCTTGACGCTAGGTGGGCTCTCGCCGCGTCTATCTGCAGCGGGTAGCTCAGCAGACCAGTGCGCGTTTGACGCCAGATACGGAAGTCGGCGGCGGCCAGGGGCTGGATGAGCTCCAGAACGGCCAGCATCTTGGCCAGATCCATGGCATCGGACAGGCTGGGAGGGCTATTGAACATGAAGGGCGCGATATAGTCGTGCACTCCGCAGGCGCGAGCATTGTAGGCCGCCAGGTATGAGGCCACGACAAAGATGACATCCGGGGCCTCGCGCAACCCCCAGTGGTGAGCCTCGTTGAGCTCCACGGGTATGTTACGCTCAGCGTACCAGGAGATAACCTCCTGGTGTTGTCGGATCGAGCCTTCCAGGTCCCACGGGCCACGACCGTCCATCTGGTTGAACCAGAACAACGGGATCGCCGCCCAGGCGTTGTGTATCGTGTCGACGTACAGCTCGGCCAGCCGCACAAAATCGTCCGTGCCAGAGTAGGTCCTCATCAGCGGATAGTTGCCACAGCGACTGGCAGCGTAGAGAGCGCGGTAGTCATCAGCGCTGCGCACCGGCACTCCGCCCGCCCCGCGACGGCGGGGGTCCTGCCGCTCAGGATGGAAAAAGTTCTCCTGCGCGTCCTGGTCGATCCCCAGCGAGATCACATCCAGAACCCTCGCTTCGGCGATTCGCGCGACCCCTTCGAGCGTGGCTTCCATAGTGGGCAGGCCAAAGTGGTGCCGCACAACGGGGTAGGGTGATTTCCAGGAGATGCGTTCGACGGTTGTCTGAGGAAAATCCGTACTCGCCCGTTGCGCCAGAGGCTTGCCCTTGAGGTACGCCAGTACCTCCTCAGCAGACTGATGGCCGTCAAAGACCTGCTCAAAGAACCCAAAAGCTCGCGCGCGCTCCGCGACAGGCGGGGTCCCGCCAAAGCAAAAGCGGACGCCACTCGACCTCAGCTCGTCGGCTTCTTCGGCGAATTCGCCCAACAGCGCCTCGCCGGTCTCGGGAGTCAGACGGTAGGAGACGCCAACCAACTCGGCATGCTCGCGTCGGGCGGCGGCCAGCAGGTCGGAGATGGATACCGCCGGGCCCAGGAACACAGTCCTCCAACCTGCCGCTTCTGCCAGGCGCAAGAAGTTGGTCACCCCGGCTACGTGGACACACTCACCCAGGGCGGCAGCTACGACCGTTCTCATATGGTTCCCTCCTTCCACACGGGCAACCAGGTCGTCAACGTCGCTCTTCTGCCAGAGGAAGAGTCACGAGGGCGGAAGCAGAGCAAGTTGCTATTCTAGT belongs to Chloroflexi bacterium ADurb.Bin180 and includes:
- a CDS encoding RmuC family protein, with protein sequence MPLTELLLIAIVALLVVALALLLILLRTRRLPQGEVESAVSGAWLKLGLGEQVGRIAGSAEQIQRDYRSLEQLIRAPTERGFLGEIGLEAVLADALPPDMFGIRERVLEGLVPDANIRSTAGMICIDSKFPLENYRRLLDCSLPAERQRVTRQFLRDVEGHLRKVAEDYVRPERGSADFAFLYVPSEAVYWFVVTEGYSLLRQWVKQGVQVVSPLTLAHKVELIKAGVHARKLSEEAGQVRNELLRLGHAFRALDEEWLVFYATHLKNLARKGDEVDAAYSQLREEFARIASAAGQ
- the odh gene encoding Opine dehydrogenase, which codes for MRRKKTSYAVIGAGHGGKAMAAHLALMGFQVTLFNRTLDNVRVIKQRGGIELESYEGGPSGFGRIHHVTSDMGEAVDGAPVIMVVLPSSGHADIARLCAPVLRDGQIVVLHPGRTCGAIEFRKVLSDNGCKADVVVAEAETFIYASRSDGPAQARIFRIKDTVPVAALPAPQTSRVLAALAPAYPQFIDGISVLHTGLNNMGAIFHPALILLNMGRIESTGGEFEFYIDGVTTSVARVLEVLDRERVTVAASLGIRAQTGLEWLKRAYDATGADLNEAIHNQEGYYGIKAPKTLNHRYIFEDVPMSLVPMASLGQQYGVSVRGMDAIMRLACIVHNTDYWRKGRTVDKLGIQGLSVDELTRYVMEGVRD
- a CDS encoding B12 binding domain protein, whose translation is MRTVVAAALGECVHVAGVTNFLRLAEAAGWRTVFLGPAVSISDLLAAARREHAELVGVSYRLTPETGEALLGEFAEEADELRSSGVRFCFGGTPPVAERARAFGFFEQVFDGHQSAEEVLAYLKGKPLAQRASTDFPQTTVERISWKSPYPVVRHHFGLPTMEATLEGVARIAEARVLDVISLGIDQDAQENFFHPERQDPRRRGAGGVPVRSADDYRALYAASRCGNYPLMRTYSGTDDFVRLAELYVDTIHNAWAAIPLFWFNQMDGRGPWDLEGSIRQHQEVISWYAERNIPVELNEAHHWGLREAPDVIFVVASYLAAYNARACGVHDYIAPFMFNSPPSLSDAMDLAKMLAVLELIQPLAAADFRIWRQTRTGLLSYPLQIDAARAHLASSVYLQMALRPHILHVVSHTEAEHAAMADDVIEACRLARRAVDNALRGQPDMNADPQIQERKEELVSEAGLTLEAIRRLSKPGVSEPWLDAPTLARAVTSGLLDAPHLQNNRYGRGEIRVRTDKRGACVAVEPTTGKVLAEEQRIASVLAHVRVTSAPRGKPTEKEGKR